The following proteins are encoded in a genomic region of Prosthecobacter sp. SYSU 5D2:
- a CDS encoding AI-2E family transporter, protein MTVQDAPARKFKLRVFQAVLIVALVAILLFGLGLVAEILLVVFAGILVAVFLRGLSTALSKVTPLSDGWALAVVAMGLAGAVGLVGWLLAPEVSKQVEELSKSLPESLRSLRDQLSSTSWGAALVERVSEADQYFSERSALSQARSFLSTTTGALAGFFVILVLGLYMASEPDYYRHGVVRLVPVVHRKRADKLLIRLGDTLHWWLIGQFMSMTLIGILTWIGLLLFGVPLALTLALLAAVLTFIPNVGPIIAVIPAALLAMMDSPMRGFYVLLMYLGIQTVESYLVTPLIQRRTVRLAPALILVSQMVAGTLLGLFGVALATPMVAVLMVVVQKLYVEETLEKGAGEEAGKDPV, encoded by the coding sequence ATGACCGTCCAAGACGCCCCGGCACGAAAATTTAAACTGCGTGTCTTTCAGGCAGTGCTCATTGTCGCGCTTGTGGCCATCCTGCTCTTTGGCCTGGGCTTAGTAGCGGAAATTTTGCTGGTGGTTTTCGCAGGCATTCTGGTGGCGGTTTTTCTACGCGGGCTGAGCACGGCTCTCAGCAAGGTGACCCCGCTGAGCGACGGGTGGGCCCTGGCAGTCGTGGCGATGGGGCTCGCGGGGGCAGTGGGCCTGGTCGGCTGGCTGCTGGCACCGGAGGTGAGCAAGCAGGTGGAGGAGTTGTCAAAGTCTCTGCCGGAATCCCTCAGATCCCTGCGCGACCAGCTTTCCAGCACGAGCTGGGGCGCGGCGCTGGTGGAGCGGGTTTCTGAGGCGGACCAGTATTTCTCAGAGCGGAGCGCGCTGTCGCAGGCCAGGTCTTTTCTCTCCACGACGACGGGTGCCCTGGCGGGCTTTTTTGTCATTCTGGTCCTGGGCTTGTACATGGCCTCCGAGCCCGACTATTACCGGCATGGGGTGGTGCGGCTGGTGCCGGTGGTGCACCGGAAGAGGGCAGACAAACTGCTCATCCGCCTGGGCGATACGCTGCACTGGTGGCTCATCGGCCAGTTCATGAGCATGACGCTCATCGGTATTCTGACGTGGATTGGCCTGCTGCTGTTCGGCGTACCGCTGGCCCTCACGCTGGCCTTGCTGGCTGCCGTGCTGACTTTTATCCCAAATGTGGGGCCGATCATTGCCGTGATTCCTGCGGCCTTGCTGGCCATGATGGACAGCCCCATGCGAGGTTTTTACGTGCTGTTGATGTATCTTGGGATCCAGACGGTGGAAAGCTATCTGGTGACGCCCTTGATCCAGCGCCGCACGGTCCGCCTGGCCCCGGCCCTGATTCTCGTGTCGCAGATGGTGGCCGGCACCCTGCTGGGCCTCTTCGGCGTCGCTCTGGCCACGC
- a CDS encoding GMC family oxidoreductase, protein MPVISAEKAQSTYDVVIVGSGAGGGQTAYTLTMEGVKVLMLEAGRSFDPATEVAMFQLPSHAPLRGTKTPDKQYGFHDSSIHSGWDIPGEPYSNAGTKPEDQFKWWRQRMMGGRTNHWGRISLRNGPYDFKPRTVYGAGFDWPITYDDVAPYYDKVEMLIGVFGSNEGLENSPDSSPGVLLPPPKFRVGELYAQKHAPKAGMKVTPIHRAVLSVPQDAEKIPARLHPGNPKAQAILADSMRGRAPCFWATDCHRGCSIRANYDSQTVHLRPALATGNLDILPNAMAREVTLSKDGKANGITFIDKTTGQEGHVKGRVIVLAASSQESVRLLLNSKSTLFPQGLANSSGKLGKYITDSVGSSFSAHIPAFEGMPLHNEDGAGGPHAYVPWTQHALNRKGELGFPGGYHLEFNPGRHMPNMTVANGAERLAGRSGTSYGRQFKEDARRFYGCRIGFGAQGTMLPNDGSFCEIDPNLKDQWGIPVLRFHWKWTEHELNQVRHQQQRIAELLEALGGHFSKPPETDPLKAIRNGGTVIHEVGGAIMGADAATSVTNQWSQTWDVKNLFLADGAPFASTADKNPTLTIMALAWRMADHLMDELKKGNI, encoded by the coding sequence ATGCCCGTTATCTCTGCCGAAAAAGCCCAGTCCACCTATGACGTCGTCATCGTCGGTTCCGGGGCCGGGGGCGGCCAGACCGCCTACACCCTCACCATGGAGGGCGTCAAAGTCCTCATGCTGGAGGCCGGCCGCTCCTTCGATCCCGCCACCGAGGTGGCCATGTTCCAACTTCCCAGTCACGCCCCCCTGCGCGGCACCAAGACCCCGGATAAACAGTACGGCTTTCACGATTCCTCCATCCACAGCGGCTGGGACATCCCAGGCGAGCCGTATTCCAACGCCGGTACCAAACCCGAAGACCAGTTCAAATGGTGGCGCCAGCGCATGATGGGCGGACGCACCAACCACTGGGGCCGCATTTCTCTGCGCAACGGCCCTTATGACTTCAAGCCCCGCACCGTCTATGGCGCCGGTTTCGACTGGCCCATCACCTACGACGACGTCGCCCCTTATTACGATAAAGTGGAGATGCTCATCGGCGTCTTTGGCAGCAACGAAGGCCTGGAAAATTCCCCCGATTCCTCCCCCGGCGTCCTCCTTCCCCCGCCGAAGTTCCGCGTGGGCGAGCTTTATGCTCAAAAGCACGCGCCCAAGGCCGGCATGAAGGTCACCCCCATCCACCGCGCCGTGCTCAGCGTCCCCCAGGATGCCGAAAAAATCCCCGCCCGCCTCCATCCTGGCAATCCCAAAGCCCAGGCCATCCTGGCCGATTCCATGCGCGGCCGCGCCCCCTGTTTCTGGGCCACCGACTGCCATCGCGGCTGCTCCATCCGCGCCAATTACGATTCCCAAACCGTCCACCTCCGCCCCGCGCTCGCCACCGGGAATCTCGACATCCTCCCCAACGCCATGGCCCGCGAGGTCACCCTGAGCAAGGACGGCAAAGCAAATGGCATCACCTTCATTGACAAGACCACCGGCCAGGAAGGCCACGTTAAAGGCCGCGTCATCGTCCTCGCCGCCAGCTCCCAGGAGTCCGTCCGCCTCCTGCTTAATTCCAAATCCACGCTCTTCCCCCAGGGCCTCGCCAATTCCAGCGGCAAGCTGGGCAAATACATCACGGATTCCGTCGGCAGTTCCTTCAGCGCCCACATCCCCGCCTTTGAGGGCATGCCCCTGCACAATGAAGACGGTGCCGGCGGCCCCCACGCCTATGTCCCCTGGACCCAGCATGCGCTCAACCGCAAGGGCGAGCTTGGCTTCCCCGGCGGCTACCACCTGGAGTTCAATCCCGGTCGCCACATGCCCAACATGACCGTCGCTAACGGCGCGGAGCGCCTTGCGGGCCGCAGCGGCACCAGCTACGGCCGCCAGTTTAAAGAGGATGCCCGCCGTTTCTACGGCTGCCGCATCGGCTTCGGGGCCCAAGGCACCATGCTGCCCAACGACGGCAGCTTTTGCGAGATCGACCCCAACCTCAAAGACCAGTGGGGCATCCCCGTCCTCCGCTTTCATTGGAAGTGGACCGAGCACGAGCTGAACCAGGTCCGCCACCAGCAGCAGCGCATCGCCGAGCTCCTGGAGGCTCTCGGCGGCCACTTCTCCAAGCCCCCGGAGACCGACCCGCTCAAGGCCATCCGCAACGGCGGCACCGTCATCCACGAGGTCGGCGGCGCCATCATGGGCGCCGATGCAGCCACCTCCGTGACCAACCAGTGGAGCCAGACATGGGACGTCAAAAATCTCTTCCTGGCCGATGGCGCCCCCTTCGCCAGCACTGCCGATAAAAATCCCACCCTCACCATCATGGCCCTCGCCTGGCGCATGGCGGACCACCTCATGGATGAACTCAAAAAAGGCAACATCTAA